TCAGGTAGCGCAGCAGCTCGAACTCCGTGTTGGTGACGGTGATCGATTCGCCGGCGCGAGCGACCTCGTAGCTGTCCTCGTTGAGGGTGAGGTCGCCGACCCGCAGCACCGGATCGGGCTGCTGCGCGAGCGCCATCTGCGAGCGGCGCACCAGGCCGCGCAGCCGCGCGATGAGCTCCTCGAGGCTGAACGGCTTCACCACGTAGTCATCGCCGCCCGCGGTGAGACCGTTGACGCGATCCTCGACCGAATCGAGCGCCGTCAAGAACAGCACCGGGAACATCCGACCGTCGGAGCGCACGCGCGTGAGCAACTGCATGCCGTCGAAATCGGGAAGCATGATGTCGAAGACCGCGACGTCGGGTTCGAACGACCGGATCTTCTGAAGCGCCTCCTCACCCGTCGAAGCGGTGTCGACATCCCACCCCTCGTAGCGCAACGCCATTGCGACGAGCTGCGTGATCGATTCCTCATCGTCGAC
This DNA window, taken from Leucobacter tenebrionis, encodes the following:
- a CDS encoding response regulator transcription factor codes for the protein MESQALKRADGGKMRALVVDDEESITQLVAMALRYEGWDVDTASTGEEALQKIRSFEPDVAVFDIMLPDFDGMQLLTRVRSDGRMFPVLFLTALDSVEDRVNGLTAGGDDYVVKPFSLEELIARLRGLVRRSQMALAQQPDPVLRVGDLTLNEDSYEVARAGESITVTNTEFELLRYLMRNPNRVLSKAQILDRVWAYDFNGKSTVVELYISYLRKKIDAGREPMVHTVRGAGYMLKPAG